In the genome of Anaerofustis stercorihominis DSM 17244, one region contains:
- the rpmF gene encoding 50S ribosomal protein L32, giving the protein MAVPKRKISKARRDKKRANSYKLEMPTASVCPKCGEVKAPHRVCKACGTYKDVTVVDVAE; this is encoded by the coding sequence ATGGCAGTACCAAAGAGAAAAATTTCAAAAGCAAGAAGAGATAAAAAAAGAGCTAACAGTTATAAACTTGAAATGCCTACAGCAAGCGTATGTCCTAAATGCGGAGAAGTAAAGGCTCCACATAGAGTATGTAAAGCATGCGGAACATATAAAGACGTAACTGTTGTAGATGTAGCTGAATAA
- a CDS encoding YceD family protein — protein MIIRLKKILEDRSIIIDETLDGFDYNDFTFSPIKITGNVLIDLDMLKLTADVNYSYGGQCDRCLDDVKKEEEFTLVKQYDIKEIESSDKEGIDLEETVKEQILLNMPSKVLCKDDCLGLCPECGINLNKESCNCKDNQINPKFAALEKLLKGEGEN, from the coding sequence TTGATTATAAGGCTTAAGAAAATCTTAGAAGATAGAAGTATTATAATTGATGAAACTCTTGACGGATTTGATTATAATGACTTTACATTCTCCCCCATCAAAATAACGGGAAACGTGCTAATCGATTTAGACATGCTAAAACTTACTGCCGATGTAAATTACAGTTACGGCGGTCAGTGCGACAGATGTCTGGATGATGTAAAAAAAGAAGAAGAGTTTACTTTAGTTAAGCAGTATGATATCAAAGAAATCGAGAGCAGTGACAAAGAAGGGATCGACCTGGAAGAAACTGTTAAAGAACAAATTTTATTAAATATGCCAAGTAAAGTTTTATGTAAAGATGATTGTTTAGGCCTTTGTCCAGAATGTGGTATAAACCTAAACAAAGAAAGCTGCAATTGTAAGGACAATCAGATAAACCCTAAATTTGCGGCACTGGAAAAACTATTAAAGGGCGAAGGTGAAAACTAG
- a CDS encoding YifB family Mg chelatase-like AAA ATPase yields MFSKLFSGSIVGIDGIIVSVEIDILNKALPSISVVGLGDIAVKESKERVFSAIKNNSFQIPMGKITVNLAPAGIRKEGTYYDLPMAVGILMSSTQIFSKIDLNKYLFLGELSLDGTLRGVDGVLPMVMEAKKNGMTNIILPKENAKEASIIDGIKIYSAENLMEVINHVNGRKALEYITTDKDDFLKNNDMESDLDFSDVKGQESVKRAMEIAAAGAHNMLMAGPPGSGKTMLAKRFATILPKMTLEESLEVTKVYSVSGLLKKDTPLIVSRPFRSPHHTISDVSLIGGGRIPNPGEVSLAHLGVLFLDEFPEFQKKALEVLRQPLEDGIVNISRVYASLTYPADFMLLASMNPCPCGYLGDSKVECTCSDFQKEKYKNKISGPLLDRIDIQVKVPRQDYEKLRINSKKSESSKEIRKRVNKAREIQLERYKGTKVLFNSMLTPAMIEKWCKIGEEEERLMKMAFDNLNLSARGYHRILKLARTIADLDGCENISSSHISEALQYRGM; encoded by the coding sequence ATGTTCAGCAAATTATTTTCGGGAAGTATCGTAGGCATTGACGGTATAATAGTAAGCGTGGAAATAGATATATTAAATAAAGCACTTCCGTCGATCTCGGTCGTGGGGCTTGGAGATATAGCGGTCAAGGAATCGAAAGAGAGAGTATTTTCCGCAATAAAAAACAATTCTTTTCAAATCCCTATGGGAAAGATAACAGTAAATCTTGCCCCGGCAGGAATAAGAAAGGAAGGGACTTACTACGACCTGCCTATGGCGGTGGGGATACTTATGTCATCTACTCAGATATTTTCAAAGATAGATTTAAATAAATATCTGTTCCTCGGAGAACTTTCTTTGGACGGTACACTTCGGGGAGTGGACGGAGTACTCCCTATGGTAATGGAAGCAAAGAAAAACGGCATGACCAATATAATACTTCCTAAAGAAAATGCAAAAGAAGCCTCTATTATCGACGGTATAAAAATATATTCCGCCGAGAACTTAATGGAAGTGATAAACCATGTAAACGGCAGGAAGGCACTGGAATATATAACGACAGATAAAGACGACTTTTTAAAAAACAATGATATGGAAAGTGACTTGGATTTTTCAGATGTAAAAGGACAGGAAAGCGTAAAAAGAGCAATGGAAATAGCGGCGGCTGGAGCACACAATATGCTTATGGCCGGTCCTCCGGGAAGCGGTAAGACAATGCTTGCAAAAAGATTTGCGACTATCCTTCCAAAAATGACACTGGAAGAAAGTCTGGAAGTTACGAAAGTGTATTCGGTATCCGGACTTTTAAAGAAAGATACTCCGCTTATAGTTTCAAGACCATTCAGAAGCCCGCACCACACGATTTCCGACGTATCCTTAATAGGAGGCGGAAGGATACCAAACCCGGGAGAAGTCAGCCTTGCTCACTTGGGAGTATTGTTTCTCGATGAATTTCCGGAGTTTCAAAAAAAAGCCTTGGAAGTCCTTCGCCAGCCTCTTGAAGACGGGATAGTGAATATATCCAGGGTATATGCTTCCCTTACCTACCCTGCCGATTTTATGCTTCTCGCAAGCATGAACCCATGTCCGTGCGGATATCTCGGAGACAGCAAGGTGGAATGTACTTGTTCGGATTTTCAAAAAGAAAAGTATAAAAACAAAATTTCGGGACCGCTGCTGGATAGGATAGATATACAAGTAAAAGTACCAAGACAGGATTATGAAAAGCTGAGGATAAACAGCAAAAAATCCGAAAGCAGCAAAGAAATAAGAAAAAGAGTGAATAAAGCAAGAGAGATACAGCTTGAAAGATATAAAGGAACAAAGGTACTCTTCAACTCCATGCTTACACCCGCAATGATTGAAAAATGGTGTAAAATCGGAGAAGAAGAGGAAAGACTGATGAAAATGGCCTTCGATAATTTAAATTTATCGGCGAGAGGATATCATAGGATACTCAAGCTCGCAAGAACGATTGCGGATTTGGATGGATGTGAAAATATAAGTTCTTCACATATAAGTGAAGCTTTACAGTATAGAGGCATGTAA
- a CDS encoding LemA family protein — MSTVLIIILVVVALLVIYLITCYNSFVKLNNKIKEAYATMDVYLKKRYDLIPNLVETVKGYAKHEQGTLEKVIQARNMAMNAGSVDERVEGENILSGTLKSLFALSESYPDLKANENFVSLQSDLNRMEEEIASSRKYYNAIVNTFNTKTEVFPSNLIANMFGFSVKPLFEVENENERQNVKVEF; from the coding sequence ATGAGTACAGTGTTAATAATAATTTTAGTGGTTGTGGCTTTACTTGTTATTTATTTGATAACATGCTATAACTCATTCGTAAAACTTAACAATAAAATCAAGGAAGCTTATGCGACTATGGATGTGTATCTTAAGAAGAGATATGACCTTATCCCAAACCTTGTTGAAACCGTAAAAGGTTATGCAAAACATGAACAGGGCACTTTGGAAAAAGTTATTCAAGCTAGGAACATGGCTATGAATGCGGGAAGCGTAGATGAAAGGGTAGAGGGTGAAAATATCTTAAGCGGTACGCTTAAATCATTGTTTGCTTTATCTGAAAGTTATCCTGATTTGAAAGCAAACGAGAACTTTGTTTCTCTTCAGTCAGACCTTAACAGGATGGAAGAAGAAATCGCTTCTTCAAGAAAATATTATAATGCCATCGTAAATACTTTTAATACAAAAACGGAAGTATTCCCAAGCAACTTGATAGCAAATATGTTCGGCTTCAGTGTAAAACCGCTATTTGAAGTTGAAAACGAAAATGAAAGACAAAACGTAAAAGTAGAATTTTAA
- the tsf gene encoding translation elongation factor Ts: MAITTKLIKELREKTGVGMMDCKKALVETAGDIEKAIVYLREKGLAAASKKAGRIAAEGAVKISVKEDGKTASIVEVNSETDFVAKNDDFQNFVKDVADQAMETETDDVEKFLSEGWLKEAGKSVKEALNEKIAVIGENLNIRRFKKVVSDGCIASYIHGNGKIGALVEASCDKVDDEVKACLRNVAMQVAAMNPKYVSKDEVPEDYINSEKEILLHQAKTENPEKPDNIIEKMIIGRLNKELKEVCLLDQGYVQDSDLTVEKYIEKVNKETGANIKINKFVRYETGEGLEKKEENFAEEIQKQLGE; this comes from the coding sequence ATGGCAATTACAACTAAACTTATTAAAGAACTTAGAGAAAAAACAGGTGTTGGCATGATGGACTGCAAAAAAGCATTGGTTGAAACCGCAGGAGATATCGAAAAAGCCATCGTATATTTAAGAGAAAAAGGACTTGCTGCAGCAAGCAAAAAAGCAGGTAGGATAGCGGCTGAAGGTGCTGTTAAAATCAGCGTAAAAGAAGACGGAAAAACTGCAAGTATCGTAGAAGTAAACTCGGAAACAGACTTCGTTGCCAAAAACGACGATTTCCAAAACTTCGTTAAAGACGTTGCAGACCAAGCAATGGAAACAGAAACCGATGATGTAGAAAAATTCTTATCAGAAGGCTGGTTAAAAGAAGCAGGAAAATCAGTAAAAGAAGCATTGAATGAAAAAATCGCCGTTATCGGTGAAAACTTAAACATCAGAAGATTTAAAAAAGTAGTATCTGACGGATGTATCGCTTCATATATCCACGGAAACGGAAAAATCGGTGCTTTGGTTGAAGCAAGCTGTGATAAAGTAGATGACGAAGTAAAAGCTTGCCTTAGAAACGTAGCTATGCAAGTAGCGGCTATGAACCCTAAATACGTTTCGAAAGACGAAGTTCCGGAAGATTATATTAATTCGGAAAAAGAAATCTTACTTCACCAAGCTAAGACAGAAAACCCTGAAAAGCCTGATAACATCATTGAAAAAATGATCATCGGAAGACTTAACAAAGAACTTAAAGAAGTTTGTTTATTAGACCAAGGTTACGTTCAGGATTCTGATTTAACGGTTGAAAAATATATCGAAAAAGTTAACAAAGAAACAGGAGCTAACATCAAAATAAACAAATTCGTACGCTATGAAACAGGCGAAGGCTTAGAAAAGAAAGAAGAAAACTTCGCAGAAGAAATCCAAAAACAATTAGGTGAATAA
- the rpsB gene encoding 30S ribosomal protein S2, producing the protein MSYIQMKQLLEAGVQFGHQTRRWNPKMKKFIFTERNGIYIIDLQQTVGLVDDACKFVRGIAEEGGEILFIGTKKQAQDAVKTEAIKSGSHFINQRWLGGTLTNFQTISKRIKRLHELNEMEQDGTFDVLPKKEVILLKNQRDKLEKFLGGIKHMEKLPSALFVIDPKKERIAIAEAKKLNIPIVAIVDTNCDPDEIDYPIPGNDDAIRAVSLIASTMANAILEGKQGEQMEEASAEADTEANE; encoded by the coding sequence ATGAGTTACATTCAAATGAAACAATTATTAGAAGCAGGTGTTCAATTCGGACATCAAACAAGAAGATGGAATCCAAAGATGAAAAAATTCATCTTCACAGAAAGAAACGGTATCTACATCATCGACTTACAGCAAACAGTAGGTTTAGTGGATGACGCTTGTAAATTCGTAAGAGGTATCGCTGAAGAAGGCGGAGAAATCCTATTCATCGGAACAAAGAAACAAGCTCAGGATGCTGTTAAAACAGAAGCTATAAAGAGCGGAAGTCACTTCATCAACCAAAGATGGTTAGGTGGTACACTAACAAACTTCCAAACTATTTCAAAAAGAATAAAAAGACTTCATGAATTAAACGAAATGGAACAAGACGGAACATTTGATGTCCTTCCTAAAAAAGAAGTTATTTTACTTAAAAACCAAAGAGATAAACTTGAAAAATTCTTAGGCGGTATCAAACACATGGAAAAACTTCCATCAGCTTTATTCGTAATCGACCCTAAGAAAGAAAGAATTGCTATAGCTGAAGCAAAAAAACTTAATATTCCTATCGTTGCTATCGTTGATACAAACTGCGACCCTGACGAAATCGACTACCCGATCCCGGGAAATGACGATGCTATCAGAGCCGTATCATTGATCGCTTCAACAATGGCTAACGCTATTTTGGAAGGAAAACAAGGCGAACAAATGGAAGAAGCTTCAGCAGAAGCCGATACAGAAGCTAACGAATAA
- a CDS encoding DUF2207 family protein: protein MDYNETISKLYFILADDRNVKSGIENYEISYKYKNRNDRTDDFDFFSYDLSSGEWDTSIKNLSFKIKMPKSFGSNKIYITSSEHRNNNVEYKVKNNIIYGNIKKPLKNNEILNVSITLPEGYYRNMPEIKSNDSFYVILVLSILFLLFTYFIFLKYGRDKDINPVKSFYPPCDLDPLEVGYIYNTDFVEKDFVSLIVYFAVHGYLKIKKVLNNNRMYNYYEDYCFSKVKELPDNSPEHQKIMFDGLFNNREYVTAIELQGTNIDNVYNKVKFSMDKEFGKKTSKNLMTGRRKRLYLSLVLFILSIINIFSYVFYINRDMKASVFIGILLSIACMVIFLFIIYFVNKVDLQDRIKIVGVPILVYWLFIIYFTYKFVYFINIPLFLLTCLSLFISAVFIGLVIKISDYGFYNLSRILGLKQFLDDCNKRELKNIIRENPIYFYEILPYAYVLNVNDYSIEFLAGENKLRQDWYIPLNEEEYENESICNICKNLSLMLNSYEVLKEQLANELQRKF from the coding sequence TTGGACTATAATGAAACTATCAGCAAATTATACTTTATATTGGCTGATGACAGAAACGTTAAGAGCGGTATAGAAAATTATGAGATAAGCTATAAATATAAAAACAGGAATGATAGAACTGATGATTTCGATTTCTTCAGTTATGATTTAAGCTCCGGCGAATGGGATACTTCTATCAAAAATTTAAGTTTCAAAATTAAAATGCCCAAGAGCTTTGGCAGTAATAAAATTTATATTACATCGTCCGAGCATAGAAATAATAATGTCGAATATAAAGTAAAAAATAATATAATATATGGTAATATCAAGAAACCATTAAAAAATAATGAAATACTTAATGTATCAATCACCCTACCCGAGGGCTATTACAGAAATATGCCTGAGATTAAGAGTAATGATTCGTTTTATGTAATACTTGTTCTTAGTATTTTATTCTTATTATTTACTTATTTTATATTTTTAAAGTATGGAAGAGATAAAGATATTAATCCTGTTAAAAGCTTTTATCCTCCGTGTGATCTTGATCCTTTGGAAGTAGGGTATATATATAATACTGATTTTGTTGAGAAAGATTTTGTATCATTAATAGTTTATTTTGCTGTACATGGTTATTTGAAAATCAAAAAAGTATTAAATAATAACAGGATGTATAATTACTACGAGGATTATTGTTTTTCTAAGGTAAAAGAATTGCCTGATAATTCTCCCGAACACCAAAAAATTATGTTTGATGGATTGTTTAATAACAGAGAATATGTTACTGCAATAGAACTGCAAGGTACAAATATTGATAATGTATATAATAAAGTAAAATTTTCAATGGATAAAGAGTTTGGTAAAAAGACTAGTAAAAATTTGATGACAGGTAGAAGGAAAAGATTATATTTATCTTTAGTATTATTTATCCTTTCTATAATTAATATTTTTTCTTATGTTTTTTATATAAACAGGGATATGAAAGCATCTGTTTTTATTGGAATACTACTAAGCATAGCTTGTATGGTAATATTTTTATTTATAATTTATTTTGTAAATAAGGTTGACTTGCAGGATAGGATAAAAATTGTAGGAGTCCCTATATTGGTATATTGGTTATTTATTATATATTTTACTTATAAATTTGTTTATTTTATAAATATACCTTTATTCCTTTTAACGTGTTTAAGCTTATTTATATCTGCGGTTTTTATCGGACTTGTAATAAAGATCAGTGACTATGGTTTTTATAATTTAAGTAGGATTTTAGGGTTAAAACAATTTTTAGATGATTGTAATAAAAGGGAATTAAAAAATATAATTAGAGAAAATCCTATATATTTTTATGAAATACTGCCTTATGCTTATGTATTGAATGTAAATGATTATTCTATTGAATTTTTGGCAGGTGAAAATAAATTAAGACAGGATTGGTATATACCTTTAAATGAAGAAGAATATGAAAATGAAAGTATATGCAATATTTGTAAAAATCTAAGTTTAATGTTGAATTCTTATGAAGTTTTAAAAGAACAGCTGGCAAATGAATTACAACGAAAATTTTAG
- a CDS encoding acetate/propionate family kinase — translation MKVLVINCGSSSLKYQLIDMENENVLANGVAERIGMSEGVLTHKQPGKDNVVFNEDMPTHKEALQILVKALIDENYGVIKSLDEISSIGHRITTGGEKYNTSIKADDEIIKGLESCAELAPLHIPGQVMGLLGCKEVFPGKEMVCVFDTSFHRTIPKEAYMYPIPYEYYEKYGIRKYGFHGISHQYVSAKAAKMLGKDIEDLKIIVCHLGNGASVSAVKNGRCIENSMGFTPLDGLEMGTRSGSIDPSIIPFLCEKENKSPKEVEDILNKESGLLGVSGVSSDCRDITSAKNEGNERAKLAYDIFVYRVKTTIGAYTAAMNGVDAIAFTGGIGENACDIREAILTDMEFFGVDFDEKANDVRGKDTIITKEGSKTTCMVIPTNEELMIAKETMEILNS, via the coding sequence ATGAAAGTTCTTGTAATCAACTGCGGAAGCTCGTCACTCAAATATCAGCTTATAGATATGGAAAACGAAAATGTTTTGGCAAACGGCGTTGCCGAAAGGATAGGTATGAGTGAAGGAGTCTTGACCCATAAACAACCGGGAAAAGATAACGTAGTATTCAACGAAGATATGCCTACGCATAAAGAAGCTTTACAGATACTTGTAAAAGCATTGATAGATGAAAATTACGGAGTAATCAAAAGCCTTGATGAAATCTCTTCTATAGGTCACAGGATAACTACAGGAGGAGAAAAATACAACACTTCCATAAAAGCAGACGATGAAATTATAAAAGGGCTTGAATCTTGTGCGGAACTTGCTCCTCTTCATATACCGGGTCAGGTAATGGGACTTCTCGGATGTAAGGAAGTATTCCCAGGTAAAGAAATGGTTTGTGTATTCGATACATCATTCCACAGAACTATCCCAAAAGAAGCTTACATGTACCCTATCCCATATGAATATTATGAAAAGTACGGGATAAGAAAATACGGTTTCCACGGTATCTCGCATCAGTATGTTTCAGCCAAAGCGGCAAAAATGCTCGGTAAAGATATCGAAGATTTAAAGATAATCGTTTGTCACCTTGGAAACGGAGCAAGCGTATCGGCTGTTAAAAACGGCAGATGTATAGAAAATTCTATGGGCTTCACACCTCTCGACGGACTTGAAATGGGAACGAGAAGCGGTTCAATCGACCCTTCTATCATACCTTTCCTTTGCGAAAAAGAAAACAAGTCTCCAAAAGAAGTTGAAGATATCTTAAATAAAGAATCCGGACTACTCGGTGTATCGGGAGTATCTTCGGACTGCAGAGATATAACATCAGCAAAAAATGAAGGAAATGAAAGAGCAAAACTTGCCTATGATATTTTCGTATACAGAGTAAAAACCACTATCGGTGCCTATACAGCGGCGATGAACGGCGTAGATGCTATAGCATTTACCGGCGGGATCGGTGAAAACGCATGTGATATAAGAGAAGCAATACTTACCGATATGGAATTTTTCGGTGTCGATTTCGACGAAAAAGCAAACGATGTAAGAGGCAAGGATACTATTATCACAAAAGAAGGTTCAAAGACCACTTGCATGGTAATACCTACAAACGAAGAACTCATGATAGCTAAAGAAACCATGGAGATTTTAAATAGCTAA
- a CDS encoding DUF2207 domain-containing protein, whose protein sequence is MKKISKLVFALILSLFLFVPFGNVSAREYFTIDNYDIDMKVNSDNSYTVKETINADFGENERHGLFRTIPTISSATRTIDGKEVKKTHVIKVKDISVNSDYTKENGLGDISLQIGNEDEYVTGKQTYVIKYTYVVGNDGIKDFDDVYYNLIGNEWDTTIDKVTFKIHMPKDFDTKLVNFTSGKYGNKGNNVKYNIEGNVVSGYTTSRLYNNESLTVRIELPEGYFTDVASNNKFFDFVFLGIAGVILLLSVFISLKFGRDEKIIKTVEFYPPDNMTPAEVGYIAGNSLSKKNLTSLIVYFASKGYLKIKELGEDELEFIKVKNLSKDAKPFERRIFNGLFKGGKDKVKLSNLKYKFSETLSIASDDLNSEFSGKKRLSDKKATKFQVILGIIISLAVFINVFYFSYQALYSIIGSLIFGALGLVIFGLLILWIIGAIDGMHKGSTNGRKLGIIAATVIFILLNSLAAFLISAISDGGLIFFIANILLLIGSYFAGLTYKRSKYLDSVIGKILGFKDFLIVAEKEKFEALVSENPSYFYDIMPYAFVLNISDKWMDKFKGIEMEAPDWYTPYGNDVFWDYYMMTHLYHHMYFMNETASAVEFDNDSGGFGGGFSGGGGFSGGGFGGGGGGSW, encoded by the coding sequence ATGAAAAAAATCAGCAAACTTGTATTTGCTTTGATACTTTCATTGTTCTTATTTGTTCCTTTCGGCAATGTATCTGCAAGAGAATATTTTACTATCGATAATTATGATATCGATATGAAGGTAAACTCAGATAACAGCTATACTGTGAAAGAAACGATAAATGCGGATTTCGGAGAAAATGAAAGGCATGGTCTGTTTAGGACCATACCTACGATTTCTTCCGCTACGAGAACGATAGACGGTAAAGAAGTAAAAAAGACTCACGTGATAAAAGTAAAAGATATAAGCGTAAACAGCGATTATACCAAGGAAAACGGTCTTGGAGACATATCTCTTCAAATAGGTAATGAAGATGAATATGTTACCGGGAAACAGACTTATGTAATCAAGTATACTTATGTCGTTGGAAATGACGGGATAAAGGATTTTGATGATGTATATTATAACCTTATAGGTAATGAATGGGATACCACAATAGATAAGGTGACATTCAAAATACATATGCCTAAGGATTTTGATACGAAACTTGTGAATTTTACATCCGGTAAATACGGAAATAAAGGAAACAATGTCAAGTATAACATAGAAGGCAATGTAGTAAGCGGATATACGACTTCAAGGTTATATAACAACGAAAGTCTTACAGTGAGGATAGAACTCCCAGAAGGCTACTTCACTGATGTAGCTTCGAACAATAAGTTCTTTGATTTTGTTTTCTTAGGTATAGCAGGTGTTATCTTATTACTATCTGTTTTTATATCTCTGAAATTCGGCAGAGATGAAAAAATAATAAAAACTGTTGAATTTTATCCTCCGGATAATATGACTCCGGCTGAAGTGGGATATATCGCAGGGAATTCACTTAGCAAAAAAAATCTTACTTCTTTGATAGTTTACTTTGCTTCCAAAGGTTATTTGAAAATCAAAGAATTAGGTGAAGATGAGCTTGAATTTATCAAGGTGAAAAATTTGTCGAAAGATGCTAAGCCTTTTGAAAGAAGGATATTCAACGGTTTATTTAAAGGAGGGAAAGATAAAGTAAAATTATCTAACCTTAAATATAAGTTCTCAGAAACCCTTTCCATAGCAAGTGATGACTTAAACTCCGAATTTTCAGGCAAAAAGAGATTAAGCGATAAAAAAGCGACAAAGTTCCAGGTAATACTTGGTATAATAATATCACTGGCGGTATTTATCAATGTGTTTTATTTTTCATATCAGGCACTTTATTCAATTATCGGAAGTTTGATATTTGGTGCACTTGGACTTGTTATTTTCGGACTTCTCATTTTGTGGATAATAGGTGCTATAGACGGTATGCATAAAGGTTCTACCAACGGAAGAAAACTTGGTATAATAGCCGCAACGGTCATTTTTATACTTTTGAATTCATTAGCTGCATTTTTGATATCCGCTATATCCGACGGCGGACTTATATTCTTTATCGCAAATATATTACTTCTTATCGGTTCTTATTTTGCGGGACTTACTTATAAGAGAAGTAAATATTTGGATAGTGTTATAGGAAAGATATTAGGGTTCAAAGATTTCCTTATAGTAGCCGAAAAAGAAAAATTTGAAGCTTTGGTAAGTGAAAATCCATCGTATTTTTATGATATAATGCCATATGCTTTTGTACTGAACATAAGTGATAAATGGATGGATAAATTTAAAGGCATTGAAATGGAAGCACCTGATTGGTACACTCCATACGGAAATGATGTATTTTGGGATTATTATATGATGACGCATTTGTATCATCATATGTATTTTATGAATGAAACCGCTTCAGCGGTAGAGTTTGATAACGACAGCGGCGGCTTCGGCGGAGGATTTTCCGGCGGGGGCGGATTTTCGGGAGGCGGCTTCGGCGGCGGTGGTGGCGGAAGCTGGTAG
- a CDS encoding DUF2207 family protein — MNKRKEKIQESVILLILFIVIGVVFYVTQKIFSKKLPPNILNLLLLVTVGLLVLDLIIYFIWGKDKRVEKEITSYPPHEMDSFLIGYLNCGETVSNHFSSLVISLAVKGFIKIEKLEDGTILLTKLKDLDNSLSKYERLMYKVLFKGNKDKVTTEEISSGDGRYFRKMETVVANEFLSDKNIETKMSRKLRRYTSFAFAALVAATMIIYSRFAYDTASARVVFTILLITLAGFMYALLSYLIVAFQTGKETSVKYGALIASIFILCGNIVFPYFIIHFSNVGIMFMCQLNLLLLCVIVNGFIFKRSDYLNSVLGKVMGFRHTIEQFDKEGISKLYQRDNDYFYDMLPYIYSLDLSIVLFDGNDDKFDIPYFYNTWENKKNISFNDFNGDIDILDNAILNSY; from the coding sequence ATGAATAAGAGAAAAGAAAAAATTCAAGAAAGCGTAATACTGTTAATACTCTTTATAGTTATTGGTGTAGTTTTTTATGTTACTCAGAAGATTTTCAGTAAAAAACTGCCTCCAAATATACTTAACCTGCTGTTACTCGTAACGGTAGGTCTTTTGGTGCTGGATCTTATCATATACTTTATCTGGGGAAAAGATAAAAGAGTTGAAAAAGAGATCACTTCTTATCCTCCCCACGAAATGGATAGCTTTTTGATAGGTTATTTAAACTGCGGAGAAACCGTAAGTAATCATTTTTCGTCTCTTGTTATTTCTTTGGCGGTCAAAGGATTTATAAAAATAGAAAAACTTGAAGATGGAACAATACTTTTAACGAAGCTTAAAGATTTGGATAATTCTCTTTCAAAATACGAAAGACTCATGTATAAAGTCCTTTTCAAAGGAAACAAAGATAAAGTAACTACAGAGGAAATATCCTCCGGTGACGGAAGATATTTCAGGAAAATGGAAACAGTCGTAGCAAATGAGTTCTTGAGTGATAAGAATATCGAAACCAAGATGTCCAGAAAGCTAAGAAGATATACCTCTTTTGCTTTTGCCGCTTTGGTGGCTGCAACGATGATAATTTATTCAAGGTTTGCTTATGATACGGCTTCTGCCAGAGTAGTATTTACAATACTTCTCATTACTCTTGCGGGATTTATGTATGCACTGTTATCTTATTTGATAGTTGCTTTTCAAACCGGAAAAGAGACTTCCGTCAAGTACGGAGCTTTGATAGCTTCCATATTCATACTTTGCGGAAATATCGTATTCCCTTACTTTATTATACATTTCAGCAATGTCGGCATCATGTTTATGTGTCAGCTGAACTTGCTCCTTTTATGTGTAATAGTAAACGGATTTATATTCAAAAGAAGTGATTATTTGAATTCCGTGCTTGGAAAAGTCATGGGGTTCAGGCATACCATAGAACAGTTTGATAAAGAGGGGATAAGCAAGCTTTATCAAAGGGATAACGATTATTTTTACGATATGCTTCCTTATATATATTCTTTGGATTTATCTATAGTTTTGTTTGACGGTAACGATGATAAATTCGATATACCTTATTTTTATAATACATGGGAGAATAAGAAGAATATATCCTTCAATGATTTCAACGGGGATATAGATATCCTCGATAATGCGATACTTAATTCATATTAA